One genomic region from Pseudomonas hormoni encodes:
- the trmJ gene encoding tRNA (cytosine(32)/uridine(32)-2'-O)-methyltransferase TrmJ, whose amino-acid sequence MLHNIRVVLVNTSHPGNIGGAARAMKNMGLSRLVLVEPRLFPHHEADARASGAGDILENAQVVATLEDALVGCNLVLGTSARDRRIPWPLLDPRECGTKVVEEAGQGAEIALVFGREDSGLTNEELQRCHYHVHIPSDPEFSSLNLGAAVQVLSYEVRMSWLAAEGQPSKVEKEEVASVKSAELATMDELERFYEHLEQTLVAIEFLDPEKPRHLMARLRRLYGRSSVSRAEMNILRGILTETQKAARGELLKRKD is encoded by the coding sequence TTGCTGCATAACATTCGTGTCGTCCTGGTCAATACCAGCCACCCCGGCAATATCGGCGGGGCTGCGCGCGCCATGAAGAACATGGGCCTGTCGCGGCTGGTGCTGGTCGAGCCGCGGTTGTTCCCGCATCACGAAGCCGATGCTCGTGCCTCCGGCGCCGGGGACATCCTTGAAAACGCGCAAGTCGTCGCCACCTTGGAAGATGCCTTGGTCGGCTGCAATCTGGTGCTCGGCACCAGCGCCCGTGACCGGCGCATTCCCTGGCCATTGCTTGATCCACGCGAATGCGGGACAAAAGTGGTCGAGGAGGCGGGGCAGGGCGCGGAAATCGCACTGGTGTTCGGTCGTGAAGATTCCGGCCTGACCAATGAAGAGCTGCAGCGATGTCATTATCACGTGCACATCCCATCAGACCCTGAGTTCAGCTCGCTGAACCTTGGGGCAGCGGTGCAGGTGTTGAGCTATGAAGTGCGCATGTCCTGGCTGGCGGCCGAAGGTCAGCCGAGCAAGGTCGAGAAGGAAGAAGTGGCCTCCGTCAAAAGCGCTGAGCTGGCGACCATGGATGAGCTGGAGCGATTCTATGAACACCTGGAGCAAACCCTGGTGGCCATCGAATTCCTCGATCCGGAAAAACCACGGCACTTGATGGCGCGCCTGCGTCGGTTGTACGGACGAAGCTCGGTCAGCCGGGCGGAAATGAATATATTGCGTGGCATCCTCACGGAAACCCAGAAAGCGGCCCGTGGTGAGCTTCTAAAGCGGAAGGATTAA
- the cysE gene encoding serine O-acetyltransferase: protein MFERLREDIQSVFHRDPAARNAFEVLTCYPGMHAIWIHRLSAALWRAELKWLARLVSNFGRWLTGIEIHPGAKVGRRFFIDHGMGIVIGETAEIGNDVTLYQGVTLGGTSWNKGKRHPTLEDGVVVGAGAKVLGPFTVGAGAKVGSNAVVTKAVPAGATVVGIPGRIIVKSDEEQDAKRKAMAEKIGFDAYGVGEDMPDPVARAINQLLDHLQAVDGRLEGMCGALKDLGSNYCAKELPELREEDFACVKDKDQSQAS from the coding sequence ATGTTCGAGCGTTTGCGTGAAGATATCCAGAGTGTTTTCCATCGTGACCCGGCGGCGCGTAACGCTTTTGAAGTCCTGACTTGCTACCCGGGCATGCACGCCATCTGGATCCATCGCCTGTCGGCGGCCTTGTGGCGTGCCGAACTGAAATGGCTGGCGCGGCTGGTGTCGAACTTCGGTCGCTGGTTGACCGGGATCGAGATTCATCCGGGTGCCAAGGTGGGTCGGCGCTTCTTTATTGACCATGGCATGGGCATTGTCATCGGCGAAACCGCCGAGATCGGCAACGATGTCACGCTTTATCAAGGTGTGACGCTCGGTGGCACCAGCTGGAATAAAGGCAAGCGTCACCCGACGCTGGAAGACGGGGTTGTGGTTGGCGCCGGTGCGAAGGTGCTCGGCCCGTTCACCGTTGGCGCAGGTGCCAAGGTCGGTTCCAACGCCGTGGTGACCAAGGCTGTGCCTGCCGGGGCGACTGTCGTCGGCATTCCTGGCCGGATCATCGTCAAATCCGATGAAGAGCAGGACGCCAAGCGCAAGGCCATGGCCGAGAAGATTGGCTTCGATGCGTACGGTGTTGGCGAAGACATGCCGGATCCGGTGGCGCGCGCCATTAACCAGTTGCTTGACCATCTGCAGGCGGTCGACGGACGTCTGGAGGGGATGTGCGGAGCGTTGAAGGATCTGGGCAGTAATTATTGTGCGAAAGAACTGCCTGAGCTGCGTGAAGAAGACTTTGCGTGTGTGAAGGACAAGGATCAGAGCCAGGCCAGCTAG
- the iscR gene encoding Fe-S cluster assembly transcriptional regulator IscR, whose protein sequence is MRLTTKGRYAVTAMLDLALHAQHGPVSLADISERQGISLSYLEQLFAKLRRSNLVSSVRGPGGGYQLSRDMQGIQVAQVIDAVNESVDATKCQGQGDCHQGDTCLTHHLWCDLSLQIHEFLSGISLADLVTRREVQEVAQRQDQRRCNSKAPRLDKIEASAVE, encoded by the coding sequence ATGCGACTGACTACAAAAGGCCGATACGCCGTGACCGCCATGCTTGATCTGGCGTTGCACGCGCAGCACGGGCCGGTGTCCCTGGCCGATATCTCCGAGCGCCAAGGCATCTCCCTGTCCTACCTCGAACAGCTTTTCGCCAAATTGCGCCGCAGCAATCTGGTCTCCAGCGTCCGTGGTCCGGGCGGCGGCTACCAGCTGTCCCGCGACATGCAGGGCATCCAGGTCGCCCAAGTGATCGATGCGGTAAACGAATCGGTCGATGCCACCAAGTGCCAGGGCCAGGGCGATTGCCATCAAGGCGACACCTGCCTGACTCACCACTTGTGGTGCGATCTGAGCCTGCAGATTCACGAGTTTCTGAGCGGTATCAGCTTGGCTGATCTTGTCACTCGCCGTGAGGTACAAGAAGTAGCCCAGCGTCAGGACCAGCGCCGTTGCAACAGCAAGGCGCCACGCCTGGACAAGATTGAAGCGTCCGCCGTCGAATGA
- a CDS encoding IscS subfamily cysteine desulfurase yields MKLPIYLDYSATTPVDPRVAQKMSECLLVDGNFGNPASRSHVFGWKAEESVENARRQVADLVNADPREIVWTSGATESDNLAIKGAAHFYATKGKHLITTKIEHKAVLDTMRQLEREGFEVTYLEPRTDGLVTPEMIEAALRDDTILVSVMHVNNEIGTINDIAAIGELTRSKGILFHVDAAQSTGKVEIDLQKLKVDMMSFSAHKTYGPKGIGALYVSRKPRVRIEATMHGGGHERGMRSGTLATHQIVGMGEAFRVAKEDMAAENIRIKALSDRFFKQVEDLEELYVNGSMTARVPHNLNLSFNYVEGESLIMALKDLAVSSGSACTSASLEPSYVLRALGRNDELAHSSIRFTFGRFTTEEEIDYAAQKVCEAVTKLRTLSPLWDMYKDGVDISKIEWAAH; encoded by the coding sequence ATGAAATTGCCGATTTACCTTGATTACTCTGCGACCACCCCGGTTGATCCGCGTGTTGCGCAAAAAATGAGTGAATGCCTGCTGGTCGACGGAAACTTCGGTAACCCGGCGTCCCGTTCCCACGTGTTCGGCTGGAAAGCTGAAGAGTCCGTCGAAAACGCTCGTCGTCAGGTCGCAGACCTGGTCAACGCCGACCCGCGTGAAATCGTCTGGACCTCCGGTGCCACCGAGTCCGACAACCTGGCAATCAAGGGCGCGGCGCATTTCTATGCGACCAAGGGCAAACACCTGATCACCACCAAGATTGAGCACAAGGCTGTCCTCGACACCATGCGCCAACTGGAGCGTGAAGGCTTCGAAGTGACTTACCTCGAACCTCGCACCGATGGTCTGGTGACGCCTGAAATGATTGAAGCTGCACTGCGCGACGACACCATCCTGGTATCGGTCATGCACGTGAACAACGAAATCGGCACCATCAACGACATCGCGGCCATCGGCGAACTGACCCGCTCCAAGGGCATCCTGTTCCACGTCGACGCTGCTCAGTCCACTGGCAAGGTCGAGATCGACCTGCAGAAGCTGAAAGTCGACATGATGTCGTTCTCCGCCCACAAAACCTACGGCCCTAAAGGCATCGGCGCGCTGTACGTCAGCCGCAAGCCGCGTGTTCGCATCGAAGCGACCATGCACGGCGGCGGTCACGAACGCGGCATGCGTTCCGGCACCCTGGCGACCCACCAGATCGTCGGCATGGGTGAAGCCTTCCGTGTAGCCAAGGAAGACATGGCGGCCGAGAACATCCGCATCAAAGCCCTGAGCGACCGTTTCTTCAAGCAGGTCGAAGACCTGGAAGAGCTGTACGTCAACGGCAGCATGACCGCCCGCGTTCCGCACAACCTGAACCTGAGCTTCAACTACGTTGAAGGCGAGTCGCTGATCATGGCGCTCAAGGATCTGGCGGTTTCGTCCGGTTCGGCTTGCACCTCGGCTTCGCTGGAGCCTTCGTACGTACTGCGCGCCCTGGGCCGCAACGACGAACTGGCACACAGCTCGATCCGTTTCACCTTCGGCCGTTTCACCACCGAAGAAGAAATCGACTACGCCGCGCAGAAAGTCTGCGAGGCCGTTACCAAGCTGCGCACTCTGTCGCCGCTGTGGGACATGTACAAAGACGGTGTCGACATTTCGAAAATCGAGTGGGCGGCACACTGA
- the iscU gene encoding Fe-S cluster assembly scaffold IscU — MAYSEKVIDHYENPRNVGKMDAEDPDVGTGMVGAPACGDVMRLQIKVNEQGIIEDAKFKTYGCGSAIASSSLATEWMKGKTLDEAETIKNTQLAEELALPPVKIHCSVLAEDAIKAAVRDYKQKKGLI; from the coding sequence ATGGCTTACAGCGAAAAGGTCATCGACCACTACGAAAACCCGCGTAACGTCGGCAAGATGGACGCCGAAGACCCGGATGTCGGCACCGGCATGGTCGGCGCCCCTGCGTGCGGCGACGTGATGCGCCTGCAGATCAAGGTCAACGAGCAAGGCATCATCGAAGACGCCAAGTTCAAGACCTACGGTTGCGGTTCGGCTATCGCCTCCAGCTCCCTGGCGACCGAGTGGATGAAAGGCAAGACTCTGGATGAAGCAGAGACCATCAAGAACACTCAACTGGCCGAAGAACTGGCCCTGCCGCCAGTGAAAATTCACTGCTCCGTACTTGCTGAAGACGCTATCAAAGCGGCCGTTCGCGACTACAAGCAGAAGAAAGGCTTGATCTGA
- the iscA gene encoding iron-sulfur cluster assembly protein IscA, giving the protein MAISMTEAAAQHVRRSLNGRGKGEGIRLGVRTTGCSGLAYVLEFVDEVVAEDQVFESHGEKVIIDPKSLAYLDGTELDFVKEGLNEGFKFNNPNVRGECGCGESFNI; this is encoded by the coding sequence ATGGCTATCAGCATGACAGAAGCGGCTGCTCAACACGTGCGACGCTCCCTCAACGGGCGCGGCAAAGGTGAAGGGATTCGTCTGGGTGTTCGCACCACGGGCTGTTCCGGCCTTGCCTACGTGCTGGAGTTTGTCGACGAGGTGGTTGCAGAGGATCAGGTGTTCGAAAGTCACGGCGAAAAAGTGATCATCGACCCGAAAAGCCTGGCCTACCTGGACGGCACCGAGCTCGATTTCGTCAAGGAAGGGTTGAACGAAGGCTTCAAGTTCAACAACCCCAATGTACGCGGTGAATGTGGCTGCGGCGAAAGCTTCAATATCTGA
- the hscB gene encoding co-chaperone HscB, translating to MGTPCHFALFELQPSFNLDLDQLATRYRELARSVHPDRFADASEREQRLALEQSASLNEAYQTLKSPPKRARYLLALNGGELPLEVTVHDPAFLLQQMELREELEDLQDSADMAGIAAFKRRLKTAQDELNQSFAACWNDAVQREQAERLMRRMQFLDKLTYEVRQLEERLDD from the coding sequence GTGGGTACTCCTTGTCATTTCGCTTTATTCGAGCTGCAACCGAGTTTCAATCTGGACCTCGACCAGCTGGCTACGCGCTACCGTGAGTTGGCGCGCAGTGTTCACCCGGACCGTTTTGCGGACGCTTCCGAGCGCGAGCAACGGCTGGCGCTAGAGCAATCCGCGAGCCTCAACGAGGCCTACCAGACGCTCAAAAGTCCCCCGAAGCGCGCGCGATACCTGCTCGCTTTGAATGGTGGCGAGCTGCCGCTGGAGGTCACGGTGCATGATCCGGCGTTTCTCCTGCAGCAGATGGAGTTGCGTGAAGAGCTCGAAGACCTGCAAGACAGCGCCGACATGGCTGGTATTGCAGCCTTCAAGCGCCGCCTGAAAACCGCGCAGGATGAACTGAACCAAAGCTTCGCAGCCTGTTGGAATGACGCAGTGCAACGTGAGCAGGCCGAACGCCTGATGCGGCGCATGCAGTTCCTCGACAAGCTCACCTACGAAGTGCGCCAGTTAGAAGAGCGCCTCGACGATTAA
- the hscA gene encoding Fe-S protein assembly chaperone HscA, with amino-acid sequence MALLQIAEPGQSPQPHQRRLAVGIDLGTTNSLVAALRSGLSEPLADADGQVILPSAVRYHADRVEVGESAKLAAATDPLNTVLSVKRLMGRGLSDVKQLGEQLPYRFVGGESHMPFIDTIQGPKSPVEVSADILKVLRQRAEATLGGELVGAVITVPAYFDDAQRQATKDAAKLAGLNVLRLLNEPTAAAVAYGLDQHAEGLVAIYDLGGGTFDISILRLTGGVFEVLATGGDSALGGDDFDHAIAGWIIENAGLSADLDPGAQRNLLQTACAAKEALTNVAAVEVTYGDWKAELTREAFNALIEPMVARSLKACRRAVRDSGIELEEVHAVVMVGGSTRVPRVREAVAEAFGRQPLTEIDPDQVVAIGAAIQADTLAGNKRDGGELLLLDVIPLSLGLETMGGLMEKVIPRNTTIPVARAQDFTTYKDGQSAMAIHVLQGERELISDCRSLARFELRGIPAMVAGAAKIRVTFQVDADGLLSVSARELGSGVEASIQVKPSYGLTDGEIAKMLKDSFQHANDDKVARVLREQQVDAQRLIEAVQAALEADGERLLDAEERMVIELQMQELTELMKGTDGYAIEQQTKRLSQVTDAFAARRMDLTVKAALAGRNLNEIEDI; translated from the coding sequence ATGGCCCTACTGCAGATCGCCGAACCCGGCCAAAGTCCTCAACCGCACCAGCGTCGTCTGGCTGTGGGGATCGACTTGGGCACTACCAATTCGCTGGTCGCTGCATTGCGCAGTGGTCTTTCCGAGCCCCTGGCCGACGCTGACGGGCAGGTCATCCTGCCCTCTGCCGTGCGCTATCACGCCGATCGCGTCGAAGTCGGCGAGTCGGCCAAGCTGGCTGCCGCTACCGATCCCTTGAATACCGTGCTGTCGGTCAAGCGCTTGATGGGTCGTGGTCTGTCCGACGTCAAACAATTGGGCGAGCAACTGCCGTACCGCTTTGTCGGCGGCGAGTCGCACATGCCGTTCATCGACACCATCCAGGGGCCGAAAAGCCCGGTTGAAGTCTCCGCCGATATCCTGAAAGTGCTGCGTCAGCGCGCCGAAGCGACGTTGGGTGGCGAGCTGGTCGGCGCGGTAATCACTGTTCCGGCCTATTTCGACGACGCTCAGCGTCAAGCCACCAAGGATGCGGCCAAGCTGGCCGGCCTGAACGTGCTGCGTCTGCTCAATGAGCCGACCGCTGCCGCTGTGGCGTACGGTCTGGATCAGCATGCTGAAGGTCTGGTCGCGATTTATGACCTGGGCGGCGGCACCTTCGATATTTCGATTCTGCGCCTGACTGGCGGCGTGTTCGAAGTACTGGCCACCGGCGGCGACAGCGCGCTGGGCGGCGATGACTTCGACCATGCGATTGCTGGCTGGATTATTGAGAACGCCGGTTTGTCCGCCGACCTCGATCCGGGTGCGCAACGCAATCTGCTGCAAACCGCTTGCGCGGCTAAAGAAGCGCTGACCAATGTTGCGGCTGTTGAAGTCACTTATGGTGACTGGAAAGCCGAACTGACTCGCGAAGCCTTCAACGCGCTGATTGAACCAATGGTTGCTCGCAGTCTGAAAGCCTGCCGCCGCGCAGTGCGCGATTCCGGCATCGAGCTGGAAGAAGTGCACGCCGTGGTCATGGTTGGCGGTTCGACCCGCGTACCTCGCGTTCGCGAAGCGGTCGCTGAAGCCTTTGGTCGCCAGCCGCTGACTGAAATCGACCCGGATCAAGTGGTGGCCATCGGTGCCGCGATCCAGGCCGATACATTGGCGGGCAACAAGCGCGATGGTGGCGAACTGTTGTTGCTTGACGTGATTCCGCTGTCCCTGGGGCTGGAAACCATGGGCGGACTGATGGAGAAGGTGATTCCGCGCAACACCACCATCCCCGTCGCCCGCGCCCAGGACTTCACCACTTACAAAGATGGCCAGTCGGCCATGGCGATTCACGTGTTGCAGGGCGAGCGTGAGCTGATCAGCGATTGCCGTTCCCTGGCACGCTTCGAATTGCGTGGCATTCCGGCGATGGTGGCGGGTGCGGCGAAGATTCGCGTGACCTTCCAGGTCGACGCCGACGGCTTGCTCAGCGTGTCGGCCCGTGAATTGGGTTCGGGCGTTGAAGCCAGCATCCAGGTCAAGCCGTCCTACGGCCTGACCGACGGTGAAATCGCCAAGATGCTCAAGGATTCGTTCCAGCACGCCAACGACGACAAGGTCGCCCGCGTACTGCGTGAGCAGCAGGTCGATGCCCAGCGCTTGATCGAAGCGGTGCAAGCCGCCCTCGAGGCCGACGGCGAGCGTTTGCTCGACGCCGAAGAGCGCATGGTCATTGAGCTGCAGATGCAGGAACTGACCGAACTGATGAAAGGTACCGATGGTTACGCCATCGAGCAGCAGACCAAGCGTCTGTCGCAAGTGACCGATGCTTTTGCTGCCCGCCGCATGGATTTGACGGTGAAAGCCGCGCTGGCGGGGCGCAACCTGAATGAAATCGAGGATATCTGA
- the fdx gene encoding ISC system 2Fe-2S type ferredoxin encodes MPQVIFLPHEKFCPEGMVVEAEPGTSILELAHEHHIEMESACGGVCACTTCHCIIREGFDSLEEADELEEDFLDRAWGLEAQSRLGCQAIVGTEDLTVEIPKYSLNHAAEAPH; translated from the coding sequence ATGCCGCAGGTCATTTTTCTGCCCCACGAGAAGTTTTGCCCGGAAGGCATGGTCGTCGAGGCTGAGCCCGGTACGTCGATTCTCGAACTGGCTCATGAGCACCATATCGAGATGGAAAGTGCCTGCGGTGGCGTCTGTGCCTGCACCACCTGCCACTGCATCATCCGCGAAGGTTTTGACTCGCTGGAAGAAGCGGATGAGCTGGAAGAAGATTTTCTTGATCGGGCCTGGGGTCTGGAAGCGCAATCGCGTCTAGGCTGTCAGGCGATCGTCGGGACTGAAGACCTGACTGTCGAGATTCCGAAATACTCGCTCAACCATGCCGCCGAAGCGCCGCACTGA
- the iscX gene encoding Fe-S cluster assembly protein IscX, with protein MSLKWTDVLEIAIQLAESKPDVDPMSVNFVDLRKWVMELPEFDDKPEHCGEKILEAIQAHWIEERD; from the coding sequence ATGAGTCTCAAGTGGACTGATGTGTTGGAAATCGCAATCCAGCTGGCTGAAAGCAAGCCCGATGTTGACCCAATGTCGGTCAACTTCGTCGATCTGCGCAAGTGGGTGATGGAATTGCCCGAGTTCGACGACAAACCTGAACATTGTGGCGAAAAGATCCTGGAGGCCATTCAGGCCCACTGGATCGAAGAACGCGACTGA
- the ndk gene encoding nucleoside-diphosphate kinase, giving the protein MAVQRTFSIIKPDAVAKNVIGEITTRFEKAGLRVVASKLKQLSKAEAEGFYAEHSARGFFGDLVAFMISGPVVVQVLEGENAIALNRELMGATNPKEAAAGTIRADFADSIDANAVHGSDSEAAAAREISYFFAATEVTTR; this is encoded by the coding sequence ATGGCTGTTCAACGTACTTTCTCCATCATCAAGCCTGACGCTGTTGCAAAAAACGTCATCGGCGAGATCACCACTCGTTTCGAAAAAGCAGGCCTGCGCGTTGTAGCTTCGAAACTGAAGCAACTGTCCAAAGCCGAAGCTGAAGGCTTCTACGCTGAGCACAGCGCTCGTGGTTTCTTCGGCGACCTGGTTGCTTTCATGATCTCCGGTCCTGTAGTTGTTCAGGTTCTGGAAGGCGAAAACGCTATCGCTCTGAACCGTGAGCTGATGGGCGCTACCAACCCTAAAGAAGCTGCTGCCGGCACCATCCGTGCTGACTTCGCTGACTCCATCGATGCCAACGCTGTACACGGTTCGGACTCCGAAGCCGCTGCTGCTCGCGAAATCTCGTACTTCTTCGCAGCTACTGAAGTAACCACTCGCTAA
- the rlmN gene encoding 23S rRNA (adenine(2503)-C(2))-methyltransferase RlmN yields the protein MTTSTVKTNLLGLTQQEMEKFFDSIGEKRFRAGQVMKWIHHLGVDDFDAMTNVSKALRDKLKAIAEVRGPEVVSEDISTDGTRKWVVRVASGSCVETVYIPQGKRGTLCVSSQAGCALDCSFCSTGKQGFNSNLTAAEVIGQVWIANKSFGSIPATADRAITNVVMMGMGEPLLNFDNVVAAMHLMMDDLGYGISKRRVTLSTSGVVPMIDELSKHIDVSLALSLHAPNDALRNQLVPINKKYPLKMLLESCQRYMSSLGEKRVLTIEYTLLKDINDKVEHAVEMIELLKNIPCKINLIPFNPFPHSGYERPSNNAIRRFQDQLHHAGFNVTVRTTRGEDIDAACGQLVGQVLDRTRRSERYIAVRELSADSDMAQNAAK from the coding sequence ATGACTACATCGACTGTAAAAACCAACCTGCTGGGTCTGACTCAACAGGAAATGGAAAAATTCTTCGACTCAATCGGGGAGAAGCGTTTCCGTGCCGGTCAGGTAATGAAATGGATTCACCACCTTGGCGTCGATGATTTCGACGCCATGACGAACGTCAGCAAGGCCTTGCGCGACAAGCTCAAGGCCATTGCCGAAGTTCGCGGTCCTGAAGTCGTCAGCGAGGACATTTCCACCGACGGCACCCGTAAGTGGGTGGTGCGCGTGGCGTCCGGCAGCTGCGTCGAGACCGTTTACATTCCCCAGGGCAAACGCGGCACGCTGTGCGTTTCGTCCCAGGCAGGCTGTGCCCTGGATTGCAGTTTCTGCTCCACCGGCAAGCAAGGTTTCAACAGCAACCTCACCGCCGCCGAAGTCATCGGCCAGGTGTGGATTGCCAATAAATCGTTCGGCAGCATCCCGGCGACCGCCGACCGTGCCATCACCAACGTGGTGATGATGGGCATGGGCGAGCCGCTGCTGAACTTCGACAACGTCGTTGCGGCCATGCATCTGATGATGGACGACCTGGGCTACGGCATTTCCAAGCGCCGTGTGACCCTGTCGACCTCCGGCGTGGTGCCGATGATCGATGAGCTGTCCAAGCACATCGACGTCTCCCTGGCGTTGTCCCTGCACGCACCGAACGACGCATTGCGTAACCAATTGGTGCCGATCAACAAGAAATATCCGCTTAAGATGCTCCTCGAGTCGTGCCAGCGCTACATGTCGTCCCTGGGCGAAAAACGCGTGCTGACCATCGAGTACACCTTGCTCAAGGACATCAATGACAAGGTCGAGCACGCGGTCGAGATGATCGAGTTGCTCAAGAATATCCCGTGCAAGATCAACCTGATTCCGTTCAACCCGTTCCCGCATTCCGGTTACGAGCGCCCGAGCAACAACGCGATTCGCCGGTTCCAGGATCAGCTTCACCATGCAGGTTTCAATGTCACCGTACGCACCACCCGCGGTGAAGACATCGATGCCGCGTGTGGCCAATTGGTAGGGCAGGTGCTGGATCGCACCCGTCGCAGCGAACGTTATATCGCCGTGCGCGAGTTGAGCGCCGACAGTGATATGGCGCAGAACGCTGCGAAATAA
- the pilW gene encoding type IV pilus biogenesis/stability protein PilW — MSLRFALLVLLASLCTGCVLSGDFNPMKTSKGRDEARVAYVQLGLGYLQQGMTERAKVPLKKALELDSSDPDANAALGLVFQAEMEPELADEHFRKALSSRSGDARILNNYGSFLFEQKRYKEAYERFEQAAADTLYPERSRVFENLGMTASMLGQRDLARQQLEKALRLNRQQPRALLEMAELSYEDRHYVPARDYYDRFSLLTEQNARSLLLGVRLAKVFEDRDKAASFGLQLKRLYPGTPEYQQYLSEQ, encoded by the coding sequence ATGTCCCTGCGCTTCGCGCTGCTTGTGCTGTTGGCCAGTCTTTGTACTGGCTGCGTTCTGTCGGGCGATTTCAACCCGATGAAGACCAGCAAGGGCCGCGACGAAGCGCGTGTCGCCTATGTGCAACTGGGCTTGGGCTACTTGCAGCAGGGCATGACCGAGCGCGCCAAAGTCCCGCTGAAAAAGGCTTTGGAGCTGGACAGCTCGGACCCTGACGCCAACGCCGCTTTGGGTCTGGTGTTTCAGGCCGAGATGGAGCCGGAGCTGGCGGACGAACACTTTCGCAAGGCGCTGTCTTCCCGGTCCGGCGATGCGCGCATCCTGAACAATTACGGCAGTTTTCTTTTCGAACAGAAACGTTACAAAGAGGCTTACGAGCGCTTCGAACAGGCCGCCGCCGATACGCTGTATCCTGAACGTTCGCGGGTATTCGAGAACCTGGGCATGACCGCTTCGATGCTTGGCCAGCGTGATCTGGCCCGGCAGCAACTGGAAAAAGCCCTGCGTTTGAACCGCCAACAGCCACGTGCATTGCTGGAAATGGCTGAGTTGTCTTACGAAGACAGGCATTATGTGCCCGCGCGTGACTATTACGACCGTTTTAGCCTGCTCACCGAGCAAAATGCACGTAGTCTATTGCTCGGCGTTCGGCTGGCAAAAGTGTTCGAAGATCGCGACAAGGCCGCCAGTTTTGGCCTGCAACTAAAACGACTCTATCCCGGTACGCCGGAATATCAGCAATACCTGTCGGAGCAATGA
- a CDS encoding RodZ domain-containing protein, which yields MKAAHPEVVAANRVNPGETLRQARESNGWSLAEVALKLNLTVNSLSNLEAGAFDKLPGHTFARGYIRAYAKLLGMDQTVLVQQFDQSTGTDSQGSNVHSLGRIEEPVRVSHTILRIVSLLLLIAVIGGGFVWWQDQTSLRTKDLISLSPEHVEVEGADGTTQIHPLDEPEDQAVAEGQAEGTTALALPQAESSTDEPAEAEATAPAVAPIAPVVPAPAAPTHSTAPVVATPVAPAPTAPVVSTPPASASVTPTIPAPAAAAPAAGQGQVHLQFTADCWTQVTDGTGKVLLSGLKRKGENVTVSGKPPFSVRLGVARGAQVSYNGQVVDVAPFTSGETARLKLGQ from the coding sequence ATGAAAGCGGCGCATCCCGAAGTTGTAGCAGCGAATCGCGTTAACCCCGGTGAGACTTTGCGCCAGGCCCGCGAAAGCAATGGCTGGTCGCTGGCCGAAGTAGCCCTCAAGCTCAACCTCACCGTCAATTCCCTGAGCAATCTGGAAGCCGGCGCTTTCGACAAGCTGCCTGGGCATACCTTTGCCCGCGGTTATATTCGCGCGTACGCCAAATTGCTGGGCATGGACCAGACCGTTCTGGTTCAGCAGTTCGACCAATCCACCGGTACCGACTCCCAGGGCAGCAACGTCCACAGCCTGGGTCGCATCGAAGAACCGGTTCGGGTTTCCCACACCATTTTGCGAATCGTCAGCCTGTTGCTGCTGATCGCGGTGATCGGCGGTGGTTTTGTCTGGTGGCAGGATCAAACCTCTTTGCGTACCAAAGACCTGATCAGCCTGAGTCCGGAACACGTTGAAGTCGAAGGCGCCGACGGCACCACCCAGATCCATCCGCTGGACGAGCCGGAAGACCAGGCTGTCGCGGAAGGTCAGGCGGAAGGCACGACGGCGCTGGCATTGCCGCAGGCCGAGAGCTCCACTGACGAACCGGCCGAAGCTGAAGCCACTGCGCCAGCAGTTGCTCCAATCGCACCGGTTGTCCCGGCACCTGCTGCACCGACGCACAGCACCGCGCCGGTTGTCGCGACGCCGGTAGCGCCAGCCCCGACGGCACCTGTGGTATCGACCCCGCCTGCAAGCGCTTCGGTCACGCCGACCATTCCCGCTCCGGCAGCGGCTGCTCCGGCTGCCGGCCAGGGTCAGGTTCATCTGCAATTCACCGCCGATTGCTGGACGCAAGTCACCGACGGCACCGGCAAGGTGCTGCTGAGCGGTCTCAAGCGTAAAGGCGAAAACGTAACCGTCAGCGGCAAGCCGCCGTTTTCCGTGCGCCTGGGCGTCGCCCGTGGCGCGCAGGTCAGCTACAACGGGCAGGTGGTTGATGTCGCTCCGTTCACCAGTGGCGAGACTGCTCGCCTGAAGTTGGGTCAATAA